The following proteins are encoded in a genomic region of Rhizobium sp. CCGE531:
- a CDS encoding GlsB/YeaQ/YmgE family stress response membrane protein: protein MSIAAQGWIVFLLIGLVAGFLASLIVGGGGLVGCLVSGVIGAFVGGFLFHYFGISLGIENALVVEIIHATVGAIIVVLLARLIV from the coding sequence ATGTCTATAGCTGCTCAAGGTTGGATCGTCTTTCTTCTCATCGGGCTGGTCGCGGGGTTTCTCGCGAGCCTGATCGTCGGAGGAGGCGGGCTCGTCGGTTGCCTGGTGAGCGGTGTGATCGGAGCGTTCGTTGGCGGCTTCCTGTTTCACTATTTCGGGATTTCGCTCGGCATTGAAAATGCGCTTGTGGTGGAAATCATCCATGCCACCGTCGGCGCGATCATCGTGGTGCTGTTGGCGAGATTGATCGTCTAG
- a CDS encoding SGNH/GDSL hydrolase family protein: protein MTKTVLCYGDSLTWGYSAETIGRHAYEDRWPSVLQKALGSQVRVIPEGLNGRTTAFDDHLADCDRNGARILPTILQTHNPLDLVILMLGTNDMKPVVAGSAFAALQGISRLVQLVRNHAWGFDYEAPDILIVAPPAISETANPAFAASYLGAVKESTKLPTLYSDLADELGCGFFDANTVAVTTPLDGVHLDAENTRALGRGLEPIVRMMLGL from the coding sequence ATGACCAAGACTGTTCTGTGTTACGGCGACTCGCTGACATGGGGCTACAGCGCCGAGACGATCGGCCGTCATGCCTATGAAGATCGGTGGCCGAGCGTGCTGCAAAAGGCGCTCGGCAGCCAGGTGCGCGTCATTCCGGAAGGATTGAATGGTCGTACTACTGCTTTCGACGATCACCTCGCCGATTGCGATCGCAACGGCGCACGGATACTGCCGACGATCCTGCAGACCCACAATCCGCTCGATCTCGTAATCCTCATGCTCGGCACCAACGACATGAAGCCGGTCGTTGCCGGCTCGGCCTTTGCTGCGCTGCAGGGCATCAGCCGGTTGGTCCAGCTCGTGCGTAATCACGCCTGGGGGTTCGACTACGAGGCGCCCGATATCCTCATCGTCGCCCCGCCGGCAATCTCCGAGACGGCCAATCCGGCTTTTGCGGCGAGCTATCTCGGCGCGGTCAAGGAATCGACCAAGCTGCCGACGCTCTACAGCGATCTGGCCGACGAGCTCGGCTGCGGCTTCTTCGATGCCAATACGGTCGCCGTCACCACGCCGCTCGATGGCGTTCATCTCGATGCAGAAAACACCCGGGCGCTCGGTCGCGGCCTCGAGCCGATCGTGCGGATGATGCTCGGTCTCTGA
- the lipA gene encoding lipoyl synthase → MVTILDTINPDAKRVRHPEKAHRPDTEVLRKPDWIRVKAPTSKGYAETRSIVKEHKLVTVCEEAGCPNIGECWDKKHATFMIMGEICTRACAFCNVATGKPNALDMAEPENVAKAVKQMGLSHVVITSVDRDDLADGGAEHFEKVIWAIRAASPATTIEILTPDFLKKPGALERVVAAKPDVFNHNMETVAGNYLTVRPGARYFHSIRLLQRVKELDPTMFTKSGIMVGLGEERNEVLQLMDDLRTADVDFLTIGQYLQPTRKHHQVMSFVTPEEFKSYETVAYSKGFLMVASSPLTRSSHHAGDDFERLRAAREKKLLLAAE, encoded by the coding sequence ATGGTCACCATTCTCGATACGATCAATCCGGACGCCAAGCGCGTACGACACCCGGAGAAGGCGCATCGGCCGGATACGGAAGTCTTGCGCAAGCCGGACTGGATCCGCGTGAAGGCGCCGACATCGAAGGGCTATGCCGAGACCCGCTCGATCGTGAAGGAGCACAAGCTCGTCACGGTCTGCGAGGAAGCCGGCTGCCCGAATATCGGCGAATGCTGGGATAAGAAGCACGCCACCTTCATGATCATGGGTGAGATCTGTACGCGCGCCTGTGCCTTCTGCAATGTCGCGACCGGCAAGCCGAATGCGCTCGACATGGCGGAGCCGGAAAATGTTGCCAAGGCCGTCAAGCAGATGGGCCTCAGCCACGTCGTCATCACCTCGGTCGACCGTGACGATCTCGCAGACGGCGGCGCCGAGCATTTCGAGAAGGTGATCTGGGCGATCAGAGCCGCTTCGCCGGCGACGACGATCGAGATCCTGACGCCGGACTTCCTGAAGAAGCCGGGCGCTCTGGAGCGTGTCGTTGCCGCCAAGCCGGACGTCTTCAATCACAATATGGAAACGGTCGCGGGTAATTATCTGACCGTGCGTCCCGGTGCGCGCTACTTCCATTCGATCCGCCTGCTGCAGCGGGTCAAGGAACTGGACCCCACAATGTTCACCAAGTCCGGCATCATGGTCGGCCTCGGCGAAGAGCGCAACGAAGTGCTGCAGCTGATGGACGACCTGCGCACCGCCGATGTCGACTTCCTCACCATCGGCCAGTACTTGCAGCCGACGCGCAAGCATCATCAGGTGATGAGCTTCGTGACGCCGGAAGAGTTCAAATCCTACGAGACGGTCGCCTATAGCAAGGGCTTCCTGATGGTCGCTTCCAGCCCGCTCACGCGCTCGTCGCATCATGCCGGCGACGATTTCGAGCGTCTGCGCGCCGCTCGCGAAAAGAAGCTGCTGCTGGCTGCCGAATAA
- a CDS encoding GlsB/YeaQ/YmgE family stress response membrane protein yields MESVGWLGLIIIGGLAGWLAGKLMDARYGIILNIILGIAGSVVAAGLLVALHVGVPGGRLGFFITGFIGACILIFLAKFARR; encoded by the coding sequence ATGGAAAGTGTCGGTTGGCTGGGTCTGATCATCATCGGCGGTCTTGCGGGTTGGCTCGCAGGCAAGCTGATGGATGCGCGCTACGGCATTATCCTGAACATCATCCTCGGCATCGCCGGCTCGGTGGTCGCAGCGGGGCTTCTGGTGGCCCTACATGTCGGCGTACCCGGCGGCCGGCTCGGCTTTTTCATCACCGGTTTCATCGGTGCATGCATTCTGATATTCCTCGCCAAATTCGCTCGGCGATGA
- the lpdA gene encoding dihydrolipoyl dehydrogenase, producing the protein MAENYDVIIIGSGPGGYVAAVRAGQLGLKTAIVEREHLGGICLNWGCIPTKALLRSAEILDHSNHLKDYGLVLEGKVSADVKAVVARSRGVSARLNAGVGFLMKKNKIDVIWGEAKITKPGEIVVSKSTKPVVEPQHPVPKNVKGEGTYNAKHIIVATGARPRALPGIEPDGKLIWTYFEALKPDFLPKSLLVMGSGAIGIEFASFYHSMGVDVTVVEVMPTIMPVEDAEVSGIARKQLEKRGLKIFTKAKVTKVDKAANSITAHVETEDGKVQQIVADRMISAVGVQGNIENLGLEALGVKTDRGCVVIDGYGKTNVPGIYAIGDVAGPPMLAHKAEHEGVVCIEKIAGLPNVHPTDKSKVPGCTYCQPQVASVGLTEAKAKELGHDIRVGRFSFVANGKAIALGEDQGLCKVIFDKKTGELLGAHMVGAEVTELIQGFVVAMNLETTEEELMHTIFPHPTVSETMKEAVLDAYGRVLNA; encoded by the coding sequence ATGGCTGAGAATTACGACGTCATTATCATCGGCTCCGGTCCGGGCGGTTATGTCGCCGCCGTGCGCGCCGGCCAGCTTGGCCTGAAGACAGCGATCGTCGAGCGCGAGCACCTGGGTGGCATCTGCCTTAACTGGGGCTGCATCCCCACGAAGGCGCTGCTTCGCTCGGCCGAAATTCTCGATCATTCCAACCACCTGAAGGATTACGGCCTCGTTCTCGAAGGCAAGGTGAGCGCGGATGTGAAGGCCGTCGTTGCCCGCTCGCGCGGCGTTTCCGCCCGCCTCAACGCCGGCGTCGGCTTCCTGATGAAGAAGAACAAAATCGACGTCATCTGGGGCGAAGCCAAGATCACCAAGCCGGGTGAGATCGTCGTCAGCAAGTCGACCAAGCCCGTCGTCGAACCGCAGCATCCGGTGCCGAAGAACGTCAAGGGCGAGGGCACTTACAACGCCAAGCACATCATCGTCGCGACCGGCGCCCGCCCGCGCGCGCTGCCCGGCATCGAGCCGGACGGCAAGCTGATCTGGACCTATTTCGAAGCGCTGAAGCCGGACTTCCTGCCGAAGTCGCTGCTCGTCATGGGCTCGGGCGCCATCGGCATCGAATTTGCAAGTTTCTATCACTCGATGGGCGTCGATGTCACCGTCGTCGAAGTCATGCCGACGATCATGCCGGTCGAGGATGCCGAAGTCTCCGGCATCGCCCGCAAGCAGCTCGAAAAGCGTGGCCTGAAGATCTTCACTAAGGCGAAGGTCACGAAGGTCGACAAGGCCGCCAACAGCATCACCGCCCATGTCGAAACGGAAGACGGTAAGGTGCAGCAGATCGTTGCCGACCGCATGATCTCGGCGGTCGGCGTGCAGGGCAATATCGAAAATCTCGGCCTTGAAGCGCTCGGCGTGAAGACCGACCGCGGCTGCGTCGTCATCGACGGCTACGGCAAGACCAATGTTCCCGGCATCTACGCCATCGGCGATGTCGCCGGCCCGCCGATGCTCGCCCACAAGGCCGAGCATGAGGGCGTCGTCTGCATCGAGAAGATCGCCGGCCTGCCGAACGTTCATCCGACGGACAAGAGCAAGGTTCCGGGCTGCACCTATTGCCAGCCGCAGGTCGCTTCCGTCGGCCTGACCGAAGCCAAGGCCAAGGAACTCGGCCACGATATCCGCGTCGGCCGTTTCTCCTTCGTTGCCAACGGCAAGGCGATTGCTCTCGGCGAAGACCAGGGTCTCTGCAAGGTCATCTTCGACAAGAAGACCGGCGAGCTGCTCGGCGCGCACATGGTCGGCGCCGAAGTTACCGAACTCATCCAGGGCTTCGTCGTCGCCATGAACCTGGAGACGACGGAAGAAGAACTGATGCACACGATCTTCCCGCATCCGACCGTTTCGGAAACGATGAAGGAAGCGGTGCTGGACGCCTACGGCCGGGTGCTGAACGCTTGA
- a CDS encoding AAA family ATPase, translating into MDEGVTLLKKANRILIMGCSGGGKSTLAQKIVVHLDLPYISMDREFFWLPGWVKRDKAEERSLIAAKVAEDRWLIDGTGPSSFDLRLPRTELVLWVRMPRWLCMWGALSRALRWLGRSRPDMAPGCPERIDWEFLHYIWDWEQKFAPKVLAGLVEHGPNVPVLQLKSRGEMRQLLDLLGRPA; encoded by the coding sequence ATGGATGAAGGGGTTACCCTTCTTAAAAAGGCGAATCGCATCCTCATCATGGGCTGCTCCGGTGGGGGCAAGTCGACACTTGCGCAGAAAATCGTCGTTCATCTGGACCTGCCTTATATCTCGATGGATCGCGAGTTTTTCTGGTTGCCCGGCTGGGTAAAGAGAGACAAGGCCGAGGAACGTTCCCTGATCGCCGCCAAGGTTGCTGAGGATCGCTGGTTGATCGATGGGACCGGGCCATCCAGTTTTGATCTGAGATTGCCGCGCACTGAGCTTGTTCTCTGGGTACGCATGCCGCGCTGGCTGTGCATGTGGGGGGCCCTGTCGAGAGCGCTGCGATGGCTGGGGCGGTCGCGCCCGGATATGGCGCCGGGTTGTCCCGAGCGCATCGATTGGGAGTTCCTGCATTACATATGGGATTGGGAGCAGAAATTTGCGCCCAAAGTGCTTGCCGGCCTTGTCGAGCACGGCCCAAACGTACCCGTTTTGCAGCTGAAATCCCGCGGCGAAATGCGTCAGCTTCTTGATCTTCTTGGCCGTCCTGCTTAA